From the genome of Monomorium pharaonis isolate MP-MQ-018 chromosome 1, ASM1337386v2, whole genome shotgun sequence:
CATACTACCTATGTAGATGTTTACAGGAACCGTTCTGTAACTCCACATTCTCCATCTGGCCATACTGTCCACGTAGATTCTCACAGTAAGCGCTTTCTAAGTCCACATTCATCACCCAATCGCATTACTCAGATAGATTATCACACCAATCGCTCAGTGACTCCACATTCTTCACCTGCCCGCACTTCCCAACTAGATTCTCATAGTAATCGCTCTTTGAATTCACATTCATCACAGGACCGCATTGCCCAAATAGATTCTCAAAGCAGTTGCTCAGAAACTCAACAATTGTCAACAAACCGTATTGCTCATGCAGAGTCTCACATTAACCGTTCTCCCTCTCTTTTATTTGTTCAACGTAAATACCAAACATCACACTATTACTCTAATAAGCATTCCACTCATTCATCTGTACAAACAAAACATATAAGTGATTTAGACTCTCACCATAATCACAAACGATCCATTTGTCATGACAAATTCTCTGCACACGACCACCAGTTATGCGGAAGTGGTAAATAttgtactattttattaatattataattttacgtcaattaaaaatataaacattgaatatctcaatttaaattttcagatttaaaAACTTGTATCCACAAAAATACGAACAATATTTCACGTCCGTTACAATGTACAATATCatcaaaaaattcattaaacgATGATCTGTCTCTAATTCGAAGCGATATTTGGTATGAAGAATATATAAGTTTGAagatacacatacatacatactgtaaccgccgctcgcgagcgacggccaacttcgcctcagcccctggtcgcggccctgagccgcccgggtgtcggggcgactaTCTTCGCGAAATTTCCCGACGTCACActaagttgggcgccaggtacgttaagcgtaccacttTGTGTGAACCAACTCGCAAACAAATGTTACAATACTTGAATCTCGGGAAAGACGGGCGCACGctaggcgaccggggcgttagcggctccgagatccagctgctcagccctcaaatggcagagggggaggttgggtgcgggcggatggaatcgggaaggcgagagaattacATACACGACACAAATGTAACAGAAAAAGTAACAGTTGTATTTGACCGTAAGAATTACAGTAGATGACGACTCTGCGGAGCGGTGGCggctcgcgcgcgttaccAGCTGACATCCGCTGGGTATCAAATGGTGCGAGAACGGTATATTGAACGAGCGGGTTATGATGCGTACGCGGGAACTCTCCGACTTGTCTTACGCTTAACCCGGCGTCGCTGGAGGACGCCGACTCCCGCCAGGATGACCTCGCCAAGGGCGAACGGGACGGATCGCaactccgagcccgcgcgacacgcgacggactcgtgttcTCCCGTGCTCCCACGATTCTTGCGAAGGATAAGCGcgacaattattaattatttgccaGTCCGGTGGTATGAGACGATTGCGTCGATAATAATCAGAGTACGCTCACCGAAGAACTCGCAATAACAATGCGATCGACCAAATTATACAACAATAACGACTGAATTCTTATACGACGCGACAAGATACAGCACGGGAATAACCCGCGACACGACGACCGGACGAAACGacaattgactcggctgcggatcgggacgcacacgcaacgcgaAACTATCATGAAATACACAGCACGCAGCGAAATCACGCGgacgggcgcgatcgggcgagacgACGAGGCCCCGTTGAATCCGCGAGCTCGGGATTCTCATAAACACGCCGAAAGATTTTGCGATAAGTACGCGATTTCCTCGCGGCTCGCCCaacccgcgaaatcggtggctttacagtatgtgtgacgctcgtctcaccacttCGCCTCTCTCCTGCTGGCCTCCTCCGGGTCGGGATGACTTTCGTCCCTACGTCCTTCCTTACAACTTGGCTCGGGAACTCGGGACACACACACAGTTTTTATCTCTACGTCCGCAGCACGAGTGAGGAATCCTGGATCTCGCGGGAgccgctcggcggcgcgcccTACCCTGCCTCCGGCGCTATAGGCCCTTATTGGCtgatttcgcgaaaatcgattttcgcgcagagcgcggtgcccacgctgtcgccggctgatcgatccacGCACGGCGGTCGATGATTATGGGCCCCGGGCACGGGAATCCTGGCGCTTTCTCGCGCGCCCGACTCTTTTCTCCTCGCCCGGCGTATCCTCCGCCATCGGGGCGtcatttcctcctcgacgggGCGTCGGCGTATCTTGAGTTGTCGTGATTCTTCCGCCGGACTTCCCGCGGTATCGGGTCTGCAATTGCCCCGTCGGGATGTCGGCATCGCGCGCCGTCGCTGggtcctgaaagcgtgattcagcggcagtatcggaattcttacatggcacaaacggtaggcaagataagggcggcattacctgcggacccccgcttAAAAGGGTCTTCTTTGACTCCCTCGTTGCCCGTTCCTCTGCAATCTCCGGGAAGATTTTCCGTTGAGACGAGACGTCCGACAACTACAACGAGATCTTCATagccaccgatctccgccgcacccgcggtataacgctcgcaaaaatcttaacaagtAATTAGATGGACAGCACGTGGgacgtcacacacacaaagtacaagagaatacgcttttgcgtccgctcccgagcgggaggacgcagggcccgcgggat
Proteins encoded in this window:
- the LOC118648862 gene encoding uncharacterized protein LOC118648862 isoform X1 yields the protein MKRTMRNIKQPTRFADMVPFDTSSSENEPPINRRRLLNDSGSIKDDIEQLKSTLTTCSKKERPKQDKHVRNTFTSKHSFSQPLLKKNTFSHKKFPLTNKSFSQENHSLIPHSPSVCAVNVESRNQRSVHPHSSPNRTTHVYRNCSVTPQSPSSNTAHVDSRSKRSLSPQLLLDHITHIDSDSNHSVTSHSPLNHTTYVDVHRNRSVTPHSPSDHTAHVDSRSKRSLSPQLLPDHITHIDSESNHSVTSHSSPNHTTYVDVYRNRSVTPHSPSGHTVHVDSHSKRFLSPHSSPNRITQIDYHTNRSVTPHSSPARTSQLDSHSNRSLNSHSSQDRIAQIDSQSSCSETQQLSTNRIAHAESHINRSPSLLFVQRKYQTSHYYSNKHSTHSSVQTKHISDLDSHHNHKRSICHDKFSAHDHQLCGSDLKTCIHKNTNNISRPLQCTISSKNSLNDDLSLIRSDIWYEEYISLKIHIHTYCNRRSRATANFASAPGRGPEPPGCRGDYLREISRRHTKLGARYVKRTTLCEPTRKQMLQYLNLGKDGRTLGDRGVSGSEIQLLSPQMAEGEVGCGRMESGRRENYIHDTNVTEKVTVVFDRKNYSR